Proteins from a single region of Bdellovibrio svalbardensis:
- a CDS encoding S8 family peptidase, whose translation MALLISSLPIAGFAQFTSTELPDSMRSMVIPSLPLLCSLDHLNPSAYQNELAKIASTPGVASKPQCNGDEWKTVCSLTFTNKTAVKLVFATDENRGDSYRAIKIMDQARSEIFSAINAYHFIYEGYFSTDCKKLTRSKYFTLDRLGNREKIRSYENGAVSDFPINVPVKKLEEIYSPNTLLRLQQQYKNSTRPVYVGVMGGGVDYNHPAVAFNIDRNPEIGWDVIFSNNLPFEVGFEVMHGFFRDPHETTVSAIIAQDNPQLRIIPLKTSGDLSGNGNIRLIDYAQKRGVKVVNMSFVYQLELWDKGDLKPAIDSHKNILFVTGAGNMGKDLSALDTRNFPAAYKADNVLTVGAIDKAGDVADYSNYGSLVDVLAPGDAINISSEEEHKNKPVQGTSYAAPRVAKLAAKIFSIRPDLSPLQVREIICSTAEMKSYLRDKVRFGVINEQRALQMAAQH comes from the coding sequence TTGGCACTTCTTATTAGCTCACTCCCAATTGCCGGTTTTGCGCAATTTACTTCCACAGAGCTTCCAGATTCAATGCGATCCATGGTGATTCCTTCCTTGCCACTTCTTTGCTCGCTAGATCATTTAAATCCTTCCGCGTATCAAAATGAGTTGGCCAAAATTGCTTCAACTCCAGGCGTTGCAAGTAAACCACAATGCAATGGTGATGAGTGGAAAACGGTATGCTCCCTGACCTTCACTAATAAAACTGCAGTAAAACTTGTTTTCGCGACGGATGAAAATCGTGGCGATAGTTACCGCGCAATCAAAATTATGGATCAAGCAAGAAGTGAAATATTCAGCGCTATAAATGCTTATCACTTCATATACGAAGGTTACTTTTCAACAGACTGTAAGAAATTAACACGTTCGAAATATTTCACTTTAGATCGGTTGGGGAATCGCGAAAAGATTCGAAGCTATGAAAATGGGGCGGTCAGCGATTTTCCCATTAATGTGCCTGTTAAAAAGTTGGAAGAAATATATAGTCCAAACACGCTATTGAGACTGCAGCAACAGTACAAGAATTCAACTCGTCCTGTCTATGTGGGAGTTATGGGTGGTGGCGTAGATTACAATCACCCGGCTGTCGCTTTCAACATTGATCGCAATCCTGAGATTGGATGGGATGTTATTTTCTCGAATAATCTTCCCTTTGAAGTAGGCTTTGAGGTGATGCATGGATTCTTCAGAGATCCCCACGAAACGACGGTCTCCGCAATTATTGCGCAAGACAATCCTCAATTAAGAATTATTCCATTGAAAACATCCGGAGACCTCTCTGGAAACGGAAATATTCGTCTTATTGATTACGCTCAAAAACGTGGAGTCAAAGTGGTGAACATGAGTTTTGTTTATCAGCTTGAGCTATGGGATAAGGGTGACCTGAAGCCTGCAATCGATTCCCACAAAAATATACTCTTTGTTACCGGCGCTGGGAATATGGGCAAAGATTTAAGCGCACTTGATACTAGAAATTTTCCGGCAGCATACAAAGCAGACAATGTCTTGACTGTTGGAGCCATCGATAAAGCTGGAGATGTCGCAGACTACTCCAACTACGGTTCATTGGTAGATGTCTTAGCCCCTGGTGATGCAATAAATATCTCGTCGGAGGAAGAGCATAAAAATAAACCGGTCCAGGGAACCTCCTACGCTGCGCCGAGAGTTGCCAAGTTAGCGGCGAAAATATTCTCGATACGCCCGGATCTAAGCCCGCTTCAGGTACGTGAAATAATTTGTTCAACTGCAGAGATGAAGAGCTATCTGCGAGACAAAGTGCGGTTCGGAGTAATTAATGAGCAAAGGGCTCTGCAGATGGCGGCGCAGCATTAA
- a CDS encoding TIGR02147 family protein, giving the protein MSTNTPKKPQLKDYLDVSHYLKDLYGYRKATEDGFSYESWAQEVGFQHRSFLRQVVIGRRALTDATAKQLGERLFFTKPEQEHFQTLARYSKCRTKQERDVYGQRLMQILKDNYYQTEVEVSEDFLGSPMVPRLQVLLSLGDKSRSIKDLSQALQADPLEIEKGLLVLLRLNLVELDGDNYKATVNSFKVPAELGSEVLLDYHKKILQDAIAARNLPHDQRRYKSLLMAMSPEEFEQFLNNMNAFAKEQLQKFDNPSVEGRRLFQVNLNLFSVSTELT; this is encoded by the coding sequence ATGAGCACTAACACTCCAAAGAAACCACAGCTTAAAGATTATCTCGATGTTTCTCACTATCTTAAAGATCTTTATGGTTATCGCAAAGCCACTGAAGATGGATTTTCTTATGAGTCTTGGGCCCAAGAGGTGGGCTTTCAGCATCGTTCGTTCTTACGTCAGGTAGTGATCGGCCGGCGTGCCTTGACTGATGCCACCGCCAAGCAACTGGGTGAGCGTCTTTTCTTCACCAAGCCCGAGCAGGAACATTTCCAAACTCTGGCACGCTATTCAAAGTGTCGTACCAAACAAGAGCGCGATGTTTACGGGCAGCGCTTGATGCAGATTTTGAAGGACAACTACTATCAAACAGAGGTGGAAGTCTCAGAAGATTTCCTGGGATCTCCGATGGTTCCGCGGTTGCAGGTTCTGCTTAGCCTGGGTGATAAATCCCGCTCTATTAAAGACCTTTCTCAAGCCCTTCAGGCAGACCCTCTGGAAATTGAAAAGGGCTTGCTGGTTTTGCTTCGTCTGAATTTAGTGGAGCTTGATGGTGACAACTATAAGGCCACAGTGAATAGCTTTAAGGTTCCTGCGGAGTTGGGCAGTGAAGTTCTTTTGGATTATCATAAAAAGATTCTGCAAGATGCGATCGCAGCACGAAACCTGCCCCACGATCAACGCAGGTATAAAAGCTTATTGATGGCTATGTCCCCCGAAGAGTTTGAACAATTCTTGAATAACATGAATGCGTTCGCCAAAGAACAACTGCAGAAATTCGACAATCCCAGCGTTGAGGGGCGTCGCCTTTTCCAAGTGAACTTGAACCTATTTTCAGTCAGCACTGAACTCACTTAA
- a CDS encoding DUF3703 domain-containing protein, which produces MSPKLRNSFEFELQKAKDAMSDSDPTLTWHHLARAHVLGQFYAGPHLRVHTWMFIFGIKTLNAKEMIGQIPRLLLAAPGSILRKAPKGNTGLSNAGLFQPMPIPEDLQNLLNNK; this is translated from the coding sequence ATGTCACCTAAACTTCGAAATAGCTTTGAGTTTGAACTTCAAAAGGCGAAAGACGCAATGAGCGATTCTGATCCGACCCTTACTTGGCATCATTTAGCGCGTGCGCACGTGTTGGGTCAGTTTTACGCAGGCCCACATCTGCGTGTTCACACCTGGATGTTTATCTTCGGCATTAAGACCTTAAACGCAAAAGAAATGATCGGCCAAATCCCACGCCTTTTACTTGCAGCACCAGGTTCAATTTTAAGGAAAGCACCGAAGGGCAATACCGGCTTATCTAACGCAGGCTTATTCCAACCAATGCCCATCCCTGAAGATCTTCAGAATCTGTTGAACAATAAATAA
- a CDS encoding PQQ-binding-like beta-propeller repeat protein — MFGLMEITASLNEPIKLAIIPTVVLPLTVVGMILTSVATWVAALFGIQLKAEGPKRIFEVLMKPKVLLLALLSNLLVYGAISAGKYVLAGPYPLWWVHFQNSPARTTNLQYENTLTPTNSLTETSPKVASATISSVDLVWENNLKELIFASPQVTGNSLFAGTQNGRLIEVDLENGKVIRKFEIGKPVMTSPTFWQQKIYAGEGVHDTHHARLYSFDLKSGAFLKAFQTQGHIERSAVVAHIADRAVLLAPAGKDGLYAIDPVTMEKIWQAPVGHVDSHPLADSERVYVGTGLEMGYAETATKVFSLNIQTGAIVWEKYLPTSSWGIPAFWKDKICFGVGDVYKNTHYGQLTCYDRQTGQEYFAFNTTGALISQPTVTGDHLIVSDLYGKIYQFNLHTKSLDWTISVPTRNESYASVVLDSQDRLILPGIEGLYIYSRQNQNLLFTWKPTTKENAPWKGTFSNVVFFKDLWILADKEGVLRALRIK, encoded by the coding sequence GTGTTTGGGTTGATGGAAATCACGGCCTCATTAAACGAGCCCATTAAGCTGGCGATCATCCCAACGGTGGTTTTACCATTAACCGTGGTCGGGATGATCCTGACAAGTGTTGCAACCTGGGTTGCGGCCTTGTTTGGTATACAACTTAAAGCCGAAGGACCTAAAAGAATCTTTGAAGTTCTGATGAAACCAAAAGTACTACTGCTGGCGCTCCTGAGTAATCTTCTGGTCTATGGCGCAATCAGCGCAGGGAAATATGTCCTGGCGGGACCTTATCCGTTGTGGTGGGTTCATTTTCAGAACTCGCCGGCTCGGACTACAAATCTTCAATATGAAAACACGCTTACCCCAACCAATTCATTAACAGAGACTTCACCAAAAGTTGCTAGCGCGACAATTTCGTCTGTGGATCTTGTTTGGGAAAATAATCTAAAAGAATTGATTTTTGCATCTCCACAAGTCACAGGGAATTCTCTTTTTGCAGGCACTCAAAATGGTCGCCTGATAGAAGTTGATTTGGAAAATGGAAAAGTTATAAGAAAATTCGAAATTGGCAAACCTGTCATGACCTCTCCGACATTCTGGCAACAGAAGATCTATGCCGGAGAGGGCGTACACGACACCCACCATGCTCGCCTGTACTCTTTCGATCTAAAAAGTGGAGCCTTTCTTAAAGCATTTCAAACTCAAGGACATATCGAAAGATCCGCAGTTGTTGCACACATTGCAGATCGCGCCGTTCTTTTGGCTCCGGCCGGGAAAGACGGCCTTTATGCGATTGATCCCGTGACCATGGAAAAGATATGGCAAGCCCCTGTAGGTCATGTGGATTCTCATCCTCTTGCAGACTCTGAAAGAGTTTATGTCGGAACGGGACTCGAGATGGGTTATGCCGAAACCGCCACCAAAGTTTTTTCCCTGAATATTCAAACCGGCGCGATTGTATGGGAAAAATATTTACCAACATCTTCATGGGGCATTCCTGCATTTTGGAAAGACAAAATCTGCTTCGGTGTTGGCGATGTCTACAAGAACACTCATTATGGGCAGTTAACTTGCTATGACCGCCAAACCGGCCAGGAATACTTTGCCTTCAACACCACTGGTGCGCTAATCAGCCAGCCGACTGTAACAGGAGACCACCTGATAGTTTCTGATCTTTATGGAAAGATCTATCAGTTCAACTTGCACACCAAATCTTTAGACTGGACCATCTCTGTTCCAACTCGAAATGAAAGCTATGCTTCTGTGGTCTTAGATTCTCAAGATCGTTTGATTCTTCCAGGAATAGAGGGCCTTTACATCTACTCACGGCAAAATCAAAATCTGCTTTTTACTTGGAAACCCACAACTAAAGAAAATGCCCCTTGGAAAGGAACTTTTTCTAACGTGGTCTTTTTTAAAGACCTGTGGATTCTTGCCGACAAAGAGGGCGTCCTCCGAGCTCTTCGGATTAAGTAG
- a CDS encoding PEP/pyruvate-binding domain-containing protein — protein MTVTEAAPLFQELKKALPQELALMGGKASALAILAQKNFPVPPGAVLFQQPTDLKDMSELFNWWKDQGSFPVAVRSSASGEDGTEVSYAGQFITILNVKTPEDLSNAVSTCFEAVHRVPSQSYAEHFQQPQIPMHVLIQRMINSQFSGVYFSQDPRSENSSWLVEMVEGQGEQLVSGQVTPYRFSQEMTPDTPHNWKKEYLETVVHWGQEIEKAFGYLADIEWAIDQEGQFWILQSRPITAKGTSTSRKEVLSNEWQKVTKSYPADSAWDGHTFAEWTGIPSELSYDIWRSAFEKDHSFDLALKSLGYEGFGKNESHFSLLEKVYGRLYLNLKSLEPIYFGTSPYKLMFFPRPHLEFCWRKLTPAVLLRAPLGIAQMIRVAWTIQTNRSELAKRGLAAAKNIPSYNIDPVFLFKQCQSIDLEGKKRELRKLTQAFSQNYLQSTFLLTLLIESTTQGLLALLTKDLGKEKAAETIYLLTGRGLETIANKMHNDLSAIQNNESQWQMFLSQYGHRGPGELDLANPRWLETSRPKHTSKQQASHSKTSAEDLQKEILGEISTLRRPVFLHEWQELQKLMQIREEIKMALMKPYAQIRWLASSIGNETGFSNDEVFWLSLDELLSLERQQDKKSFHSIIQKRKEEAQVMKSVDLPMMFSLQELQEVLNQTPPKKDNSVITGVSLSPGVSSGIVHFVDNPEGEDLDSWPDNYVLIAEATDPGWTPLFARAKAVVVSRGGVLSHCAIVAREMGLPAVGEVRALNSIFKEGERVWVDGNHGLIKRAH, from the coding sequence ATGACAGTCACCGAGGCAGCTCCATTATTTCAAGAACTGAAAAAAGCCCTCCCCCAAGAGCTAGCTCTTATGGGAGGAAAAGCCTCGGCGCTGGCTATACTTGCACAGAAGAACTTTCCTGTTCCCCCAGGAGCGGTTCTTTTTCAACAACCCACTGATCTCAAAGACATGTCTGAATTATTCAACTGGTGGAAAGATCAAGGTTCTTTTCCCGTTGCTGTGCGCAGCTCCGCTTCGGGTGAGGATGGCACCGAAGTCAGTTATGCGGGACAATTCATTACGATCCTCAACGTGAAGACTCCGGAAGATCTTTCTAACGCCGTCAGTACCTGCTTCGAAGCTGTCCACAGAGTTCCCAGCCAATCCTACGCCGAACACTTTCAGCAACCTCAGATTCCCATGCATGTTCTTATTCAGCGCATGATCAACTCGCAGTTCTCTGGAGTCTATTTTTCTCAAGATCCGCGATCTGAGAATTCATCCTGGCTGGTTGAGATGGTCGAGGGACAAGGCGAGCAGTTAGTTTCAGGTCAAGTGACCCCTTATCGATTCTCTCAAGAGATGACTCCTGACACTCCCCACAATTGGAAAAAAGAATACCTCGAGACTGTCGTGCATTGGGGACAAGAAATTGAAAAGGCCTTTGGCTATTTAGCTGATATTGAATGGGCCATCGATCAAGAGGGACAATTTTGGATTTTACAATCTCGTCCGATCACGGCCAAGGGGACTTCGACATCGCGAAAAGAAGTTCTCAGCAATGAATGGCAAAAAGTCACTAAAAGCTATCCTGCCGACAGCGCCTGGGACGGCCATACCTTTGCAGAGTGGACCGGCATCCCCAGCGAACTCTCCTACGACATCTGGCGCAGTGCCTTTGAGAAAGATCACTCTTTCGATCTGGCTCTCAAATCCTTGGGCTACGAGGGCTTTGGTAAAAATGAATCGCACTTCAGCCTTCTCGAAAAAGTCTATGGTCGCCTTTATCTAAATCTTAAATCACTGGAGCCCATCTACTTTGGAACCTCGCCTTATAAGCTGATGTTCTTTCCCCGTCCTCACCTGGAATTCTGTTGGAGAAAACTCACCCCTGCCGTTTTGTTGCGAGCACCTTTGGGAATTGCGCAAATGATTCGGGTTGCCTGGACCATTCAGACGAATCGCAGCGAGCTTGCCAAGAGGGGTTTGGCTGCCGCAAAAAATATCCCGAGTTATAATATCGACCCTGTTTTTCTTTTTAAACAATGTCAGAGTATTGATCTTGAAGGCAAAAAACGTGAATTGCGAAAGTTGACTCAGGCCTTTTCTCAAAACTACTTACAAAGCACATTCCTACTTACGCTTTTGATCGAATCGACTACCCAAGGCCTTCTGGCTCTATTGACCAAAGATTTGGGTAAAGAAAAAGCTGCTGAAACAATCTACTTGCTGACAGGCCGTGGGCTGGAAACTATCGCCAACAAAATGCACAATGACCTGTCTGCGATTCAAAACAATGAAAGCCAATGGCAAATGTTTCTATCTCAATATGGCCATCGAGGCCCCGGTGAACTTGATCTTGCCAATCCTCGCTGGCTGGAAACAAGTCGTCCTAAGCACACAAGCAAACAGCAGGCAAGCCACTCTAAAACTTCAGCCGAAGATCTTCAAAAGGAAATCCTTGGAGAAATCTCCACATTGCGTCGACCCGTTTTTCTGCATGAATGGCAGGAACTCCAAAAGTTGATGCAGATTCGCGAAGAGATCAAGATGGCGCTGATGAAGCCCTATGCACAAATTCGCTGGCTGGCTTCTTCTATTGGAAATGAAACAGGATTCAGCAATGACGAAGTCTTCTGGCTTAGTCTGGACGAACTGTTGTCTTTAGAGCGACAGCAAGATAAAAAATCTTTTCATTCGATCATTCAGAAAAGAAAAGAAGAAGCACAGGTCATGAAGTCCGTAGACCTGCCGATGATGTTCTCTTTGCAAGAGCTCCAAGAGGTACTCAACCAAACTCCGCCAAAGAAAGACAATTCTGTTATAACAGGAGTTTCTTTGTCTCCAGGAGTCAGCAGTGGCATCGTTCACTTTGTCGACAATCCCGAAGGCGAAGACTTAGATAGCTGGCCTGACAATTATGTCTTGATTGCAGAAGCAACAGATCCTGGATGGACTCCACTGTTCGCAAGAGCGAAAGCTGTTGTTGTTTCACGCGGTGGCGTGCTATCTCATTGTGCTATTGTCGCTCGCGAAATGGGTCTTCCCGCAGTGGGCGAAGTTCGCGCCTTAAATTCTATTTTTAAAGAAGGTGAACGTGTTTGGGTTGATGGAAATCACGGCCTCATTAAACGAGCCCATTAA
- a CDS encoding CBS domain-containing protein: MKPELKNNMTHSLITISKNATAAEAYSVMNSEWIRHLPVIEDTTDYIVGIISDRDLLKAPHSTTPIYSLMSSPVRCFDISTPVRTVVKSMIDNKLSAFLITDKSEVAGIVTSEDMLLLLSQLLKDDHSAKWILSEFLVNPVLQRSIDLAAQAGI; this comes from the coding sequence ATGAAACCTGAACTCAAAAACAACATGACCCATAGCTTAATTACTATCAGTAAAAACGCCACTGCGGCAGAAGCCTACAGTGTTATGAACTCAGAATGGATTCGCCATCTGCCAGTCATAGAAGATACCACGGATTATATCGTCGGCATTATTTCCGACCGTGATCTTTTAAAAGCTCCCCACTCCACGACGCCCATTTATTCACTCATGAGTTCCCCTGTGCGCTGTTTTGACATCAGCACCCCAGTGCGCACGGTAGTTAAGTCAATGATTGACAATAAACTCTCTGCCTTTTTGATTACAGACAAGAGCGAAGTGGCGGGAATCGTGACCAGCGAAGATATGCTACTTCTTTTGTCCCAACTTTTAAAAGATGACCACTCTGCAAAATGGATCCTAAGTGAGTTTCTGGTAAATCCAGTTTTGCAAAGATCCATCGACTTAGCAGCGCAAGCAGGTATTTGA
- a CDS encoding gluzincin family metallopeptidase — protein MKSISLCLFALALISCSDNQHHESISWHAGDDIRQLRFLNEIDTPIPKSISVLNERIEFSPQVHSGIRMENTFVKKISSVDGQLQSVHSNYNSKAEKLNHLNHQDYKVSEALHKKILNQFINVTKADLKTLEPVIDEHNQIMWRLLFFAQDGTPYILKFDKDLKVLSVKTAGTNLFDGAAVIFPRGPKFSELKEVSIKNLSFKPALSNPLYLITSLISTPFAENEKTLRFNPEDPRFDQIQVYYYVGKTLDWIRDVLKIEISIPLDIQIHVGAPQKTNAAFYYDGKIRLGAGDDVVYGRIPQDPSIVSHEVFHAVVDTLAHLPHEGQGGSLNEAFADFFTAQLLGRPYLGESSYLQGPFKRSVENTKKWSEQSGLLYGDSLIFSGLLWELSQNIGEVKIRMVALKTLSHLNPVSQFTDFNTECRNALQEYLTSEELTRAQAILNKRGFPQ, from the coding sequence ATGAAATCTATCAGTCTCTGTCTTTTTGCATTAGCATTGATTTCTTGTTCAGATAATCAGCATCATGAAAGCATTTCATGGCATGCCGGAGATGATATTCGTCAATTACGTTTCCTCAACGAGATCGACACCCCTATCCCAAAAAGCATATCCGTCTTGAATGAACGCATTGAGTTCAGCCCTCAGGTGCACTCAGGCATCAGGATGGAAAACACCTTTGTCAAAAAAATCAGTTCCGTCGACGGACAACTTCAGTCCGTGCATTCCAACTACAATAGTAAGGCGGAAAAACTTAACCATTTGAACCATCAAGACTATAAAGTCAGCGAAGCTCTTCATAAAAAGATTCTCAATCAATTTATCAATGTCACCAAGGCTGACCTCAAGACTTTGGAGCCGGTCATTGACGAGCACAATCAAATCATGTGGCGTCTTCTATTCTTTGCACAAGATGGAACGCCTTATATTCTTAAATTTGACAAAGACCTGAAAGTCTTATCCGTTAAAACTGCCGGCACAAATCTTTTCGATGGAGCTGCGGTTATTTTCCCCCGCGGACCAAAATTCAGCGAACTGAAAGAAGTCTCCATAAAAAATCTGAGCTTCAAGCCAGCTCTTTCAAATCCTTTGTATTTGATCACATCACTCATCTCTACACCCTTTGCTGAAAACGAAAAAACTCTGCGCTTCAATCCTGAAGACCCTCGGTTTGATCAAATTCAAGTCTATTACTATGTCGGCAAAACCTTGGATTGGATTCGTGACGTACTAAAAATAGAAATTTCTATACCTCTTGATATTCAGATCCATGTCGGTGCACCTCAAAAAACCAATGCCGCTTTTTACTATGACGGAAAAATTCGTCTGGGTGCTGGTGATGATGTGGTCTATGGCAGAATTCCCCAGGATCCCAGCATTGTCTCCCATGAAGTGTTCCACGCCGTGGTTGACACTTTGGCGCATCTTCCCCACGAGGGACAAGGCGGCTCACTGAATGAAGCCTTCGCGGATTTCTTTACGGCGCAGCTGCTCGGCCGCCCTTACTTGGGTGAATCATCTTACCTTCAAGGTCCCTTTAAACGTTCTGTTGAAAATACCAAGAAGTGGTCTGAGCAAAGCGGCTTACTTTATGGAGACAGCTTGATCTTCAGCGGACTTCTTTGGGAGCTGAGCCAAAACATCGGCGAAGTAAAAATACGCATGGTCGCTCTTAAAACCCTCAGCCATCTCAATCCCGTCAGCCAATTTACCGACTTCAATACAGAATGCCGAAATGCACTTCAAGAATATCTTACATCCGAAGAACTGACTCGCGCCCAAGCCATTCTTAACAAACGAGGATTCCCACAATGA
- a CDS encoding sigma-54-dependent transcriptional regulator — protein MNKIMIIDDEPAMGAMLSDFLKAQNYESVVYASPVEALQNLSEEISLVITDLKMPQMDGMTFIQEALKLHPTLPIILVTAFGSIETAIEATRKGAFHFLTKPLKLNELLVYVEKALHFRNIQRHNLVLKNELRTQHSFAGIIGKSSAMQNIFDLIQRIAPSNANVFIHGDSGTGKELVARALHKLSSRADKAFIAINCTAIPDSLLESELFGHAKGSFTGAHQRKKGLFEEAEGGTIFLDEIGDMDLSLQSKLLRVIQERRVRAVGDNVDKPVDVRIVVATHKDLKTAIRDGRFREDLYYRLSVIPLTLPPLRHRREDIPLLANFFLDKYNAQNGRHISGFTPAAIAQLLNLNWDGNIRELENVIERAVVLCKDTVIDKSDLPDGEANSSESLFAQASEHLPTLEDFEKRYIHFILNKVGGKKEKAAHILGINRRTLYRKEIEYGWEKSPSESEEQES, from the coding sequence ATGAATAAAATAATGATCATCGACGATGAACCCGCTATGGGGGCCATGCTTTCGGATTTTCTGAAGGCTCAGAACTACGAATCCGTTGTTTATGCATCCCCGGTGGAGGCCCTGCAAAATCTCTCCGAAGAAATCTCCCTGGTCATCACTGACCTTAAAATGCCACAAATGGATGGGATGACCTTTATTCAAGAGGCCCTCAAACTTCACCCAACCCTGCCCATTATTTTAGTAACAGCCTTTGGATCTATCGAAACCGCTATTGAAGCAACCCGCAAAGGAGCCTTCCATTTTCTAACGAAACCTTTGAAGCTCAATGAGCTGTTGGTTTATGTTGAAAAGGCCCTGCACTTTAGAAATATTCAACGCCATAATCTCGTTCTTAAGAATGAACTAAGAACCCAGCATTCTTTTGCTGGAATTATTGGCAAAAGTTCAGCGATGCAGAACATCTTTGATCTCATCCAGCGCATAGCCCCCTCAAATGCCAACGTCTTCATACACGGCGACAGTGGAACCGGGAAAGAACTCGTGGCCAGAGCCCTACACAAACTGAGCTCCCGCGCTGACAAGGCGTTTATTGCCATCAACTGCACCGCCATTCCCGACTCACTTCTGGAGTCTGAACTTTTTGGACATGCCAAAGGATCTTTCACCGGCGCTCATCAGCGCAAAAAAGGTCTTTTTGAAGAGGCCGAAGGGGGCACCATCTTTCTGGATGAAATTGGTGACATGGATCTATCCCTACAATCAAAATTACTGCGCGTCATTCAAGAGCGCCGCGTGCGCGCCGTTGGAGATAATGTCGACAAGCCGGTGGACGTGCGCATTGTGGTCGCAACCCATAAAGATTTGAAGACGGCCATTCGCGACGGTCGCTTCCGTGAAGACCTCTATTACAGACTCAGCGTCATTCCGCTCACCCTGCCACCACTTCGTCATCGCCGTGAAGACATCCCGCTTTTAGCTAACTTCTTTCTGGATAAATATAATGCACAGAATGGACGGCATATTTCAGGATTCACCCCCGCTGCTATTGCACAACTGTTGAATCTGAACTGGGATGGAAATATTCGCGAACTAGAAAATGTCATCGAACGCGCGGTCGTCCTTTGTAAAGACACAGTCATTGACAAGAGTGACCTGCCAGACGGAGAAGCTAATTCCAGCGAAAGCCTTTTTGCTCAAGCGTCTGAACATCTGCCTACCCTGGAAGATTTCGAAAAACGCTATATTCACTTCATCCTTAATAAGGTGGGCGGCAAAAAAGAAAAGGCGGCCCATATTCTAGGAATAAATAGACGCACTCTTTACAGAAAAGAAATTGAATACGGATGGGAAAAGAGTCCGTCAGAGTCTGAAGAACAAGAATCATAA